Sequence from the Candidatus Binatia bacterium genome:
ATGTTACGTAACCGGACTGCCGAGGAGTAGGTGCGCAAGACGAGCCCGCCAGGGCTTGGTGCGAGTAGCCGGAGGCTTGAGCCTCCGGCGGCGGCCGGGGGTTGATGGTGGGGCGTTGCCCGGCGGTCCCCTCCGCCGGAGGCTCAAGCCTCCGGCTATTCTGACGAAGCCCTCCGGGCTTTTTTGGAGGGGGGCGTTGGGGTCCGGCCACGCCCCCATGTTACGTAACCGGACTGCCGAGGATAGGTGCGCAAGACGAGCCCGCCAGGGCTTCGTGCGAGTAGCCGGAGGCTTGAGCCTCCGGCGGCGGCCGGGGGTTGATGGTGGGGCGTTGCCCGGCGGTCCCACCCTGGTGTACATCGACCTGAACATGGTCCGGGCAGGGGTCGTCGGCCATCCGGCGCGGTGGGAGGTGGCGGGCTACCACGACATCCAGCGGCCGCGATTCAGGGCGTTCCGAACTGCTCGCGGTACGGGGCGAGGCGCTCGGTGATGCCCCATTCGCCCGCCCAGTGATTGAGGAACGTCCAGTCGAGCGGGTCACCTGCAGCCCGTCGGGCCTCGAAGATGCTGTCGACGTCATCCAGGTCGCGCCGGCGCTGGGCGAGCAGCTTGTAGACGATCGACGCTTCGGGGGATGCCAGGCGCACGGTCAGGCCAAGCACCTGTGCGTTACGCGCGGTGGCGACCACGGCGTTCTCGAAGTCGGTCTTGGCAACGAAGACGTCGACACGGATGCTCGGATCACCCTGTGTATGGAAGACTCCGACATCCGCCAGTTCGTCGGTCCGTTCGGCGGGGC
This genomic interval carries:
- a CDS encoding nucleotidyltransferase, giving the protein MRRDLNETFHQVVEALAEAGLPHAFIGALPVLAWGRVRATTDIDLVVVAANGWARLVDALGRREIAFTKQIGPAERTDELADVGVFHTQGDPSIRVDVFVAKTDFENAVVATARNAQVLGLTVRLASPEASIVYKLLAQRRRDLDDVDSIFEARRAAGDPLDWTFLNHWAGEWGITERLAPYREQFGTP